A single region of the Nocardioides aquaticus genome encodes:
- a CDS encoding LysR family transcriptional regulator gives MDRRHLEYFLAVAEAGSFTRAAARLTIAQPSLSHAVRLLERELGADLFERGGRGVRLTPAGEALVAPARRTLRSFTLAAGAVRGASDTGYGRVRVITNTLWAMDPLVRVVGAFRQVRPGARIVVVDPVHRSDVLEAVRSGEADLGLVGGTPPAGPLASQWLGDQDLVAVVPRARSGLPSPLGVADLVPLGLVTTPTGTALREYVDELLAAAGLPEEAAVETAHLAAVIPLVAAGAGAALLPVGLAAGLTAGAPGGPDAGVEILPLAGAPRTPVHLVWRRDGLPELAAHFLEVARSLHADDRALARDIATNYGRTSQRD, from the coding sequence GTGGACCGTCGCCACCTCGAGTACTTCCTCGCCGTCGCCGAGGCCGGCAGCTTCACCCGCGCCGCGGCCCGGCTGACCATCGCGCAGCCCTCGCTCTCGCACGCGGTGCGCCTGCTCGAGCGCGAGCTCGGCGCCGACCTGTTCGAGCGCGGCGGTCGCGGCGTACGCCTGACCCCGGCCGGCGAGGCCCTGGTCGCCCCGGCCCGACGCACGCTGCGCTCCTTCACCCTGGCCGCCGGCGCGGTCCGCGGCGCGAGCGACACCGGTTACGGCCGGGTCCGCGTCATCACCAACACGCTGTGGGCGATGGACCCGCTCGTGCGCGTGGTCGGCGCCTTCCGGCAGGTACGGCCCGGCGCGCGGATCGTGGTGGTCGACCCGGTCCACCGCAGCGACGTCCTCGAGGCGGTCCGCTCCGGCGAGGCCGACCTCGGGCTGGTCGGCGGCACCCCGCCGGCGGGCCCGCTGGCCTCCCAGTGGCTCGGCGACCAGGACCTGGTGGCCGTGGTGCCCCGGGCCCGGTCGGGCCTGCCGTCCCCGCTCGGGGTGGCCGACCTGGTGCCGCTCGGGCTGGTGACCACCCCGACCGGGACCGCCCTGCGCGAGTACGTCGACGAGCTGCTCGCCGCAGCCGGGCTGCCCGAGGAGGCGGCGGTGGAGACCGCCCACCTCGCCGCGGTCATCCCGCTGGTGGCGGCCGGGGCGGGCGCGGCGCTGCTGCCGGTCGGTCTGGCCGCCGGGCTGACCGCGGGCGCGCCGGGCGGGCCGGACGCCGGCGTCGAGATCCTGCCGCTGGCCGGCGCGCCGCGGACCCCGGTGCACCTCGTCTGGCGCCGCGACGGGCTGCCCGAGCTGGCCGCGCACTTCCTCGAGGTCGCGCGCTCGCTCCACGCCGACGACCGGGCCCTGGCGCGGGACATAGCCACAAACTATGGGCGCACCAGCCAACGCGACTGA
- the clpS gene encoding ATP-dependent Clp protease adapter ClpS, which yields MSAPSPVEVEPTRVPDELVVPAKPWVTIVWNDPVNLMSYVTYVFRTYFGYSKKKAEKLMMEVHEDGRSVVSNGSREEMERDVQAMHEYGLWATLSQQD from the coding sequence GTGTCAGCCCCGAGCCCGGTCGAGGTCGAGCCGACCCGCGTCCCCGACGAGCTGGTCGTCCCCGCGAAGCCGTGGGTGACCATCGTCTGGAACGACCCGGTCAACCTCATGTCCTACGTGACCTACGTCTTCCGCACCTACTTCGGCTACAGCAAGAAGAAGGCCGAGAAGCTGATGATGGAGGTCCACGAGGACGGCCGCTCCGTGGTCAGCAACGGCTCGCGCGAGGAGATGGAGCGCGACGTGCAGGCGATGCACGAGTACGGCCTGTGGGCGACCCTCTCGCAGCAGGACTGA
- a CDS encoding DUF2017 domain-containing protein, whose amino-acid sequence MTGFTRHRRSRRVIATFSGFEADLLRSLAGQLVELLRNEAAVPDDGRDPLEAMLDFSGPTDAPEDPVLARLFPTAYAEDDEAASEFRRFTEGGLRDGKARAAAQVIDTLEEAGLPPQLEEDGLMIDVELDEQAAQTWLRSFTDVRLALAVRLGVEEGDEEVWFSMPDDDPRAQAHDIFEWVGYLQETLVQALTDG is encoded by the coding sequence ATGACCGGCTTCACCCGCCACCGCCGCAGCCGGCGCGTGATCGCGACCTTCTCCGGCTTCGAGGCCGACCTGCTCCGTTCGCTGGCCGGGCAGCTGGTCGAGCTGCTGCGCAACGAGGCCGCCGTGCCCGACGACGGACGCGACCCGCTGGAGGCGATGCTGGACTTCTCCGGGCCCACCGACGCCCCCGAGGACCCCGTGCTGGCCCGGCTCTTCCCGACGGCCTACGCCGAGGACGACGAGGCCGCCTCGGAGTTCCGCCGCTTCACCGAGGGCGGTCTGCGCGACGGCAAGGCGCGCGCCGCGGCCCAGGTCATCGACACCCTCGAGGAGGCCGGGCTGCCCCCGCAGCTCGAGGAGGACGGGCTGATGATCGACGTCGAGCTCGACGAGCAGGCCGCCCAGACCTGGCTGCGCTCCTTCACCGACGTCCGCCTGGCCCTGGCCGTCCGCCTCGGGGTCGAGGAGGGCGACGAGGAGGTCTGGTTCTCGATGCCCGACGACGACCCGCGCGCCCAGGCGCACGACATCTTCGAGTGGGTCGGCTACCTCCAGGAGACCCTGGTCCAGGCCCTCACCGACGGCTGA
- a CDS encoding SigE family RNA polymerase sigma factor, translated as MSSTLTADADGVGTPGSTVATQTDFDGFVAARSSRLLRTAYLLTHDHALAEDLLQTALTKAWGAWDRVEGQQEAYVRRILVTTYATWWRRRWRGEHPTEHLPERPATRDATATVDAQHDLWQAMERLPRRQRATVVLRYFEDLTEAQTADVLGCSVGTVKSQTSKALATLRLDPQLSDPDAPRPEEETR; from the coding sequence ATGAGCAGCACGTTGACCGCCGACGCCGACGGCGTCGGCACCCCTGGGAGCACCGTGGCGACGCAGACCGACTTCGACGGCTTCGTCGCGGCGCGCTCCAGCCGGCTGCTGCGCACCGCCTACCTGCTCACCCACGACCACGCGCTGGCCGAGGACCTGCTGCAGACCGCGCTGACCAAGGCGTGGGGCGCGTGGGACCGGGTCGAGGGACAGCAGGAGGCGTACGTCCGTCGGATCCTGGTCACCACCTACGCCACCTGGTGGCGCCGCCGGTGGCGGGGCGAGCACCCGACCGAGCACCTGCCCGAGCGGCCTGCGACCCGCGACGCGACCGCCACCGTCGATGCCCAGCACGACCTGTGGCAGGCGATGGAGCGACTGCCGCGCCGCCAGCGGGCCACCGTGGTCCTGCGCTACTTCGAGGACCTGACCGAGGCCCAGACCGCCGACGTCCTCGGGTGCAGCGTCGGGACGGTCAAGAGCCAGACGAGCAAGGCGCTGGCCACGCTGCGCCTCGACCCCCAGCTGAGCGACCCGGACGCCCCGCGCCCGGAGGAGGAGACCCGATGA
- a CDS encoding enoyl-CoA hydratase-related protein, producing MAHDGSEPATDLLVSCADGVLRLTMDRPASLNAMTDAMNDALAAELEGAVARDDVRVVLLAGSGGAFCAGADIGGTDAHERLDHRALDRANRLVRAVVALDKPVVAAVGGVAAGVGCSLALACDLVVAARSARFLLAFARIGLMPDGGASATVAAAVGRARAMRMALLAEPLSGEEAHAAGLVSHLVDDEALAETAEDVVRRLAAGPPLALAATKRAVNAATLVELEPALERERSGQSLLLRTDDAAEGMRAFSARRRPEFRGR from the coding sequence ATGGCCCACGACGGCTCCGAGCCCGCCACCGACCTGCTCGTCTCCTGCGCCGACGGCGTCCTCCGGCTCACCATGGACCGGCCCGCGTCGCTCAACGCGATGACCGACGCGATGAACGACGCGCTCGCCGCCGAGCTCGAGGGCGCGGTCGCCCGGGACGACGTACGGGTGGTCCTGCTGGCCGGCTCCGGCGGCGCGTTCTGCGCGGGCGCCGACATCGGCGGCACCGACGCCCACGAACGGCTCGACCACCGCGCGCTCGACCGCGCGAACCGGTTGGTCCGGGCCGTGGTGGCCCTGGACAAGCCGGTCGTGGCCGCGGTGGGCGGGGTGGCTGCCGGCGTCGGCTGCTCGCTGGCCCTGGCCTGCGACCTCGTCGTGGCGGCCCGCTCGGCGCGGTTCCTGCTGGCGTTCGCCCGGATCGGGCTGATGCCCGACGGCGGCGCCAGCGCGACCGTCGCCGCCGCGGTCGGCCGGGCCCGCGCGATGCGGATGGCGCTGCTGGCCGAGCCGCTGTCCGGCGAGGAGGCCCACGCCGCCGGGCTTGTCAGCCACCTCGTCGACGACGAGGCGCTCGCGGAGACGGCCGAGGACGTCGTACGCCGCCTCGCCGCCGGTCCCCCGCTGGCGCTGGCCGCGACGAAGCGCGCGGTCAACGCCGCGACGCTGGTCGAGCTCGAGCCCGCCCTGGAGCGCGAGCGCAGCGGCCAGTCCCTGCTGCTGCGCACCGACGACGCGGCCGAGGGGATGCGGGCGTTCTCCGCGCGCCGGCGCCCGGAGTTCCGCGGACGCTGA